In Citrus sinensis cultivar Valencia sweet orange chromosome 2, DVS_A1.0, whole genome shotgun sequence, a single genomic region encodes these proteins:
- the LOC102608279 gene encoding uncharacterized protein LOC102608279 — protein sequence MLGRSTLSRTASFRPENLGQNALAMIGNLCFTMFVLGVLIFTIIAATYEPEDPLFHPSAKITSFLTSQSNATFKSDDTVVKTGEDFMALNQTVVATFINATDVEYKEESVTETVPNCEGNVDSPIDCTDPEVFHLLMSKAIDQFKDIHFYRFGKAVRGDSDNACDMAWRFRPKEGKTAAFYKDYRRFTITRSANCTLSVVSIGDYHSGVNARKKRKRNQKPGFEKMPVKDNAGLLVVGEAVNDTLPVIESENSFSRGRYLIYMGGGDRCKSMNHFLWSFLCALGEAQYLNRTLVMDLTICLNSMYTSSNQDEEGKDFRFYFDFEHLKEAASVLDKEQFWSDWNKWQKKDGLNLYLVEDFRVTPMKLSEVKDSLIMRKFGSVEPDNYWYRVCEGETESVVQRPWHLLWKSRRLLDIVSAIASRLNWDYDAVHVERGEKARNKELWPNLDADTSPDALISTLADKIENGRNVYIATNEPDTSFFNPLKDKYSTHFLDEYKDLWDENSEWYSETMGLNKGAAVEFDGYMRASVDTEVFLRGKKQIETFNDLTNDCKDGINTCNAASS from the coding sequence ATGTTGGGTCGGTCTACACTGTCAAGAACTGCAAGTTTTAGGCCAGAAAACCTAGGCCAAAATGCACTAGCGATGATAGGCAATCTTTGCTTCACTATGTTTGTGCTAGGAGTGTTAATCTTCACTATTATTGCTGCCACATATGAACCTGAGGATCCACTCTTTCATCCATCGGCAAAGATCACCTCATTTTTAACATCACAATCGAATGCGACTTTTAAATCTGATGACACTGTTGTTAAAACCGGTGAGGATTTCATGGCCCTGAACCAAACTGTGGTTGCTACGTTTATTAATGCAACTGATGTGGAGTATAAGGAGGAGAGTGTAACAGAAACGGTGCCCAATTGTGAGGGAAATGTGGATAGTCCTATTGATTGTACTGACCCGGAAGTGTTTCATTTATTGATGAGTAAGGCAATAGATCAGTTTAAAGACATACACTTTTATCGTTTTGGAAAGGCAGTTCGTGGGGATAGTGATAATGCTTGTGATATGGCGTGGCGGTTTAGGCCTAAGGAAGGGAAGACAGCTGCCTTCTATAAGGATTACAGGAGGTTTACAATTACTAGGTCAGCGAATTGTACACTTAGCGTGGTGAGTATTGGGGATTACCACTCGGGTGTGAATGCTAGGaaaaagaggaagaggaaTCAGAAGCCTGGATTCGAGAAAATGCCAGTGAAGGATAATGCAGGTTTGCTGGTTGTTGGGGAAGCTGTTAATGATACTCTTCCTGTAATCGAGTCAGAGAATTCATTTAGCCGTGGGAGATACTTGATCTATATGGGTGGCGGAGACAGGTGCAAGAGTATGAATCATTTCTTGTGGAGCTTCTTGTGTGCTTTAGGTGAAGCACAGTACTTGAACCGAACATTGGTTATGGATTTGACAATATGTTTGAATTCAATGTATACTTCATCAAATCAAGATGAGGAAGGGAAAGATTTTAGGTTTTACTTTGATTTTGAGCATTTGAAGGAAGCAGCATCGGTTTTGGACAAGGAACAGTTTTGGTCTGATTGGAATAAGTGGCAGAAGAAAGATGGGTTGAATCTTTATCTTGTGGAGGATTTTCGCGTTACGCCAATGAAGCTTTCTGAGGTGAAAGATTCTTTGATTATGAGGAAGTTTGGATCTGTTGAGCCAGATAATTACTGGTACAGGGTCTGTGAAGGAGAAACCGAATCTGTTGTTCAAAGGCCATGGCATCTGCTCTGGAAGTCAAGAAGACTGTTGGATATAGTTTCTGCAATTGCATCAAGGTTGAATTGGGATTATGATGCAGTTCACGTTGAGAGAGGAGAGAAGGCTAGGAACAAAGAGCTCTGGCCAAATCTTGACGCAGATACTTCCCCTGATGCACTTATCTCAACTTTGGCAGACAAGATTGAAAACGGAAGGAATGTCTATATTGCAACTAATGAACCAGACACATCCTTCTTCAACCCTTTGAAAGACAAGTATTCCACCCATTTTCTTGATGAGTACAAGGATCTTTGGGATGAGAACAGCGAGTGGTATTCTGAAACAATGGGGCTTAACAAAGGAGCTGCAGTTGAGTTTGACGGCTACATGAGGGCATCAGTGGATACAGAAGTATTCTTGAGAGGGAAAAAGCAGATTGAAACTTTCAATGATCTCACTAACGACTGTAAGGATGGTATTAATACGTGCAATGCAGCTTCCAGTTAG
- the LOC102607608 gene encoding ribonuclease E/G-like protein, chloroplastic isoform X5, which translates to MGFMDRGDIYSCKISNLSSRNSGLTDDEIVKHLESDSTESEPFWNDLTHADQLYSYDDGKTATHEVSNFDMALSERDQPIEEPWLFQSSPILLVYEDTVKPDMPEKSNNEKDEAMILDSDNQKFQDTESLLPEKGSLISKDNFVSTVILINSSICTMQRIAVLEDEKLVELLLEPVKSNVQCDSVYLGVVTKLVPNMGGAFVNIGNSRPSLMDIKHYREPFIFPPFRCRTKKQEVNGSASAALEEHAVTYDNDSTSHNTEDVAEADSQDDLVQFEHNDDEEHDGDDFDVSEVLKNVNGSIIDDGEPEADFEDFLEGDHHLDGESNGFFSSKSEVPDDSHTSHPPGTKDSKHTPDEKTWLQVQKGTKVIVQVVKEGLGTKGPTLTAYPKLRSRFWILITSCDRIGVSRKITGVERTRLKVIAKTLQPEGFGLTIRTVAAGHSLEELQKDLEGLLSTWKNIMEHAKSAALAADEGVEGAVPILLHRAMGQTLSIVQDYFNEKVKKMVVDSPRTYHEVTSYLQDIAPDLCDRVELYDKRIPLFDKFNIEEEINNMLSKRVPLPNGGSLVIEQTEALVSIDVNGGHGMFGHGSSKEKAILDVNLAAAKQIARELRLRDIGGIIVVDFIDMADDSNKRLVYEEVKKAVERDRSMVKVSELSRHGLMEITRKRVRPSVTFMISEPCTCCQGTGRVEALETSFSKIEQEISRLLAMMEQKADPENPKSWPRFILRVDHHMCNYLTSGKRTRLAVLSSSLKAWILLKVARGFTRGAFEVIPYTDDKASENQHQVAISLLRSAEARANKSGKKVTLVPIKKLKSGRK; encoded by the exons TGAGGAACCTTGGTTATTCCAATCATCTCCAATCCTTCTTGTATATGAAGATACAGTAAAGCCTGATATGCCAGAGAAAAGTAATAATGAGAAAGATGAGGCGATGATATTGGATAGTGATAATCAGAAATTTCAAGATACTGAGAGCTTGTTGCCTGAAAAAGGGAGTTTAATTTCAAAGGATAACTTTGTTTCGACTGTTATACTGATCAATTCTTCAATATGTACCATGCAAAGGATTGCTGTATTGGAAGATGAGAAACTGGTTGAATTATTACTCGAACCAGTTAAAAGTAATGTGCAGTGTGATAGTGTATATCTAGGGGTAGTCACAAAACTTGTTCCGAATATGGGCGGTGCTTTTGTAAATATTGGAAACTCTAGACCTTCTCTCATGGACATAAAACATTACAGGGAACCATTCATATTCCCTCCATTTCGTTGTCGGACAAAGAAACAAGAAGTTAACGGTTCTGCATCTGCAGCTCTTGAAGAGCATGCGGTGACCTATGACAATGACTCGACATCACACAATACTGAGGATGTTGCAGAAGCTGACTCTCAGGATGATTTAGTACAATTTGAGCACAACGATGATGAGGAAcatgatggtgatgattttgatgtttcAGAAGTTCTTAAGAATGTGAATGGTAGTATCATTGATGATGGTGAACCAGAAGCTGATTTTGAGGACTTCTTAGAGGGAGACCACCATCTAGATGGTGAAAGCAATGGTTTCTTTTCCTCTAAATCAGAAGTACCTGATGACTCTCACACATCTCATCCTCCAGGTACGAAAGATTCTAAGCATACACCTGATGAAAAAACATGGTTGCAAGTTCAGAAGGGAACCAAAGTTATTGTACAAGTTGTGAAAGAGGGATTGGGTACAAAAGGTCCTACATTGACTGCTTATCCAAAATTAAGAAGCAGGTTCTGG ATATTAATTACTAGCTGCGATCGAATTGGTGTCTCCAGAAAAATAACTGGTGTTGAGCGAACGCGCTTGAAAGTCATTGCAAAAACTTTGCAGCCTGAAGGTTTTGGTTTAACCATAAGAACTGTTGCTGCTGGCCATTCGTTAGAGGAACTGCAGAAGGATTTGGAAGGTTTGCTTTCAACTTGGAAAAACATAATGGAACATGCTAAATCAGCTGCCCTTGCAGCAGATGAAGGTGTGGAGGGGGCTGTTCCCATTCTGCTACATAGGGCAATGGGTCAAACACTTTCCATTGTCCAGGATTATTTTAATGAGAAG GTTAAGAAGATGGTGGTTGACTCTCCGAGGACTTATCATGAG GTTACCAGTTACCTTCAGGATATTGCTCCTGATCTTTGTGATCGAGTTGAGTTATATGATAAGAGAATTCCCctctttgataaatttaatatcgAAGAAGAAATCAACAATATGCTTAGCAAAAG GGTCCCACTTCCAAATGGAGGTTCTCTGGTGATTGAACAAACTGAGGCTTTAGTCTCCATTGATGTGAATGGAGGGCATGGGATGTTTGGTCATGGGTCATCAAAAGAGAAGGCTATTCTAGATGTCAACCTGGCAGCTGCAAAACAA ATTGCAAGGGAGTTACGGCTAAGAGATATTGGTGGCATCATTGTTGTAGATTTTATTGATATGGCTGATGACT CAAATAAGAGATTGGTCTATGAAGAAGTCAAGAAAGCTGTTGAGAGAGATCGGTCAATGGTGAAAGTCTCTGAACTGTCTAGACATGGACTGATGGAAATAACAAGGAAGAGG GTTCGACCCAGTGTTACATTTATGATTAGTGAACCATGCACTTGCTGTCAGGGTACCGGGAGAGTTGAAGCTTTAGAGACCTCGTTCTCAAAAATTGAGCAAGAAATTAGTCGGTTGCTT GCAATGATGGAGCAGAAAGCAGACCCTGAAAATCCCAAGTCCTGGCCAAGATTTATTCTGCGGGTGGATCATCACATGTGTAACTATTTAACTTCAGGGAAAAGGACAAGACTTGCAGTCTTAAGTAGTTCCCTCAAAGCTTGGATTCTTTTGAAG GTGGCTAGGGGCTTCACTCGTGGAGCATTTGAAGTGATACCATATACTGATGACAAGGCAAGTGAAAATCAGCATCAAGTTGCTATTTCTTTGCTCCGATCGGCAGAGGCGAGAGCTAATAAGTCGGGCAAAAAAGTAACTCTTGTTCCTATCAAAAAGCTGAAATCGGGAAggaaatga